In Spirochaetota bacterium, the DNA window CATAGGCTACGCGGACGACGGCGCGGGCATCCCCGACGGCACCGACATCCGGCAGTCGAACACGCTGGGCGTCCGTCTTATTTTCCAGATCGCCGAACAGCAACTGGGCGGCACCGTCGACTGGCGCAGCGGCCGCGGGCTTTCCTACACGATCACGTTTCCCGACAACCCGGGACAGTGCAGGGTGTAGATGAAGGTTCTCATCGTGGAAGACGAGGTCGTGAACGCGCTCCTGTTCGAGCATTACCTGCGCGAACTGGGGCACGAGGTGGCGGGTGTCGTCGCGACCGGCAGGGGCGCAATCGCCGCGGCCGAAAAGACCTCACCCGACGCCGTGCTCATGGACATAAATCTCATGGACGACGTGGACGGGATAGACGCCGCGGCGGCGATACTGGAGAAGCGCGCCGTGCGGATCATCTTCGCGACCGGCTACGATAACGCCGCGATCAGGGAGCGGGCCGCGAAGATCAATCCCCACCGGTATCTCGTCAAGCCGCTTACCCGGAAGGACCTGGAGGAAGCGCTTTGAAGCCGGGGCTTCCCGCTTTCGACCGCGCCTGATTTATTCCGCCGCCCGAATGCGGCCGCTGCCGCCGATACCGCTTCACGGCGGAAAGCGCCTCTCTCCCACCCCCCCGGCGCCCGTCCCTAAAGTCTTGACTTCGTCGTTTTCACCGCGTACATTAAATGATCGGCCTTGCATGCCTCTCCTTGAAAAAAGCATGTTCACTCGTACAGGGAGCCCGACCATGAAAAAGCTCAAACTGACGCACACCTTCATTCTGCTCGCGGTAATTTCATTCACGAGCGTGGTGCTCTTATCCATTGTGGGGTTCGTTGCCTTCACGCGCATGGCCGCGGCCCAGGACGAGCTCTACACGGACCGTTACCTTCCAACCATTGCGATGTTTCGCGCGGAAGGAAGCTTTCGGGAGATGCGGACGAATTATATTCGTATCGTGGACGGCGATTTCCTCGATAGGTATTACCGTGACATCGACGTCCAGAAGCGCGGGATCGCGGAGTACCTTGAAGAATTCGAAAGGATCCACGTGGGGATCGACGCGGAGGATCGCGCCCTGCTCGGAGAACTCCGGGCGAAGATAGCGGACTACCAGGCGCGCTACGATGTCCTCGCGAAGGAGAAGAAGGAGACGGGGAAGGTCACGCGGGAAAGCCGCCTGCGTTCGCTGGGGAGCGCGGACGCCATCATCAAGCTGTTCGGCGAGCTCGTTGCGCGCAATATGGGAGATGCGAAAGAGCTCGATGATTCCACCGACCGCACCTCGCGCGTTTCCCTGATCATATACCTTGTGCTCGGCATCTCTTTTACCGCGCTTATCACCGTCATGGTCCTGGTGATGGTACGCACGATTTCGCACACCGCGCAGGCGGTGGTCTCGTACTGCGGCACGGTCGCCTCGGGCGACCTCACGGCAAAGCTCCCCGACGAGATACTCTCCGCGGGCAACGAGCTCGGCCTCATCTCGCAATGGGTGGGCAAGATGACCGGGGACATCCGCACCGTAGTCGTGCGCATCCGCGACGTCGCGGGAGAGATTGCGACCGCCGCCGAGGAGATGGCCGGCGCGGCAAACATGTTCTCGGACGGCGCGCAGAACCAGTCGGCCACCACCGAGGAGGTGAACGCGACCATCGAGGAGGTATCCGCAGGCATGGAGCACATCGCCGCCAACACCAGGGACGAGTCCCAGAAGCTGGGCGGCTTCATGGTGGCCCTGGGCCAGCTTTCGCACGGGATCACGGATACGGGCAACAAGCTCAGGGAGGCCGGCGAAACCGCCGTCCAGGTCGCCGCCAGGGCGAAATCGGGCGAAGAGGCGCTGGGCCAGATGACCGAAAACATGTCGCGCATAACGGCAAGCTCGCAGGAGATGACCTCGATCGTCGACATGATCAACGACATCTCGGCGCAGATTAACCTGCTCTCGCTCAACGCGGCGATCGAGGCGGCGCGCGCCGGCGAGGCCGGGCGCGGGTTCGCGGTCGTCGCCGACGAGATTTCCAAGCTCGCCGACAGCACCGCGACGAGCATCAAGGAGATCGACCGCTACATCCGCAGCAACAACGAGGAGATCGGGAAGGGGCAGGAGAACGTGAATTCCACAAGCGCGCTCATCCGCGGCATTATAGGCGACGTCACGGGAATGGGCGAGGCCCTGCGCGCCCTTTCCTCGTCCATGCAGGAACAGCTCGCCGTGAACGAGTCGGTGAACAGGGACGCGGGCGAGATGATGAAGCGCACGGGCGAGATTCGCACCGCGACCGACGAGCAGCGGATCGCCGTGGGGGAGATCGTGAAATCGGTATCCAGCATAAACGAGCTCACGCAGACAAACGCATCCGGCGCCGAGGAGCTTTCCGGAAGCTCGGAATCGCTGGCGGGCATGGCCGAAAACCTCAAGCGGGCGATCGATTATTTCCAGGCCTAACCCGGGAATTGCGCGTCCAGTTTCCGGTTGAAGGATCCCGCGGCCGTGGGTATGTTGTATTCCTGTAACCGGGAGGAACCCATGAACGCCACGCAGATTATCGATGAACGCAGCATGGAGAAGGCCTTCTACGCGCGGGACAGCGGGTACGACGGGCTCTTCTTCACCGGGGTGAGAACCACGGGCATCTTCTGCCGTCCCACCTGCACCGCCAGGAAACCCCGGCGGGAGAACATAGAGTTTTTCAGGAGCGCCCGCGAGGCGCTTAACGGGGGCTACCGTCCCTGTCTGGTCTGCCGCCCCATGGAGGCGCGCGGCGCGACGCCGGACTGGGTGCGGACCATCCTTGACGCGGTGTACGCGGATCACGGAACCCGCATGAAGGACGCCGACATCCGCGCGCGCGGCACGGACCCGGCGCGCCTGCGCCGCTGGTTCAGGGCGAACCACGGGATGACCTTCCAGGCGTACCTGCGCGCCCTGCGGATCGGCAGGGCGTTCGGGAGGATCAAGCGGGGCGGGCGCATCCTGGACACCGCCTACGATTCGGGCTACGAATCGCTCTCCGGGTTCAACGACGCGTTCAAAAAAGCGTACGACGGCGCGCCCGGGAAACCCGGCTTCGAGGCGGTCATCACCACGACGCGGATCACAACGCCCCTGGGCCCCATGCTCGCCGGATCGGGCGCCGGGGGAATCTGCCTCCTCGAGTTTGTCGACAGGAGAATGCTCGAAACGCAGGTGGCGCGTCTTTCAAGAAGGTTTCGCGCGCGGTTCATGCCCGGCGTCACCGCACATCTCGCGCAGCTTCAGAAGGAGATGGACGAGTACTTCGCGGGCGCGCGCACGAATTTCGACGTTCCGCTCGAAACGGCCGGCACCCCCTTCCAGGAGCTCGTGTGGAACGCCCTGCGCGGGATCCCGTACGCGCAGACCGTTTCCTACGGGGAGCTCGCCCGGCGGATCGGGCGTCCCCGTGCCATGCGCGCGGTCGCCCGGGCGAACGGCGACAACCGGATCGCGATCATCATCCCCTGCCACAGGGTGATAGGCATGGACGGCACGCTCACCGGGTACGGGGGAGGCTTGTGGAGAAAGAGGCATCTCATCGATCTCGAGCGCGATCACGGAGGCATGGGGGCCGATACGCTTCCGGTAGTATTCAAGGCGCGTTGAACCCGGGGACCCGTGCGCCGCGGAGAACGGTAACCCGACCGCGTCCGCGGCGGATACACGTTATGCGACATTATATGCGGAAAATCCCCGCACCTTTGCCGTCCAATCGCGGGAAGGGCTCCGCTACGGCCTCGCGGCCTTTTCCAGGTCCTTGTTTCCTTCGATGAATTTAAGGTTGAATTTGAACTTGTCGATCTTCCACGCCGCACCGGATTGCACCAGGTGGAAGTCGTAGCTTCCCACGAAGGCGCGCACGTTCACGTTCGTGGGATTAGGAAGCCAGTGAAGGGCTATCCCGTAGCAGAAAACGTCCGCCCCGCCGCCCTTGAGCGTCACCCTGTAGTTTCCTGCCTGGTGATGCACGGCCTTGAGGGGCTTGAGCCCCTTGTCCCACATGTCGGCGATGTCTCCCGGTTTCAGCTTCGCGGGGCTTCCGCCCGCCATCGAGGTCATGTCGAAGAGGACCTCGTCCGCGAAACAGGCCTTCACCGCGCCCCAGTCGCGGTTGTCAGTGCTCACGAAGAGCGTGTTCACCGTATCGATTATCCTCTCCTTTTCGGCCAGATCGCCCGCGCCCCCGCATGCGAACGCCGGCATTCCGCACACGACCGCGCACATGACCGCGGCCGCGAGGCTTCCGTGTAAGGCTTTCCCGAACATAATCAACCTCCACTATCTTTTTCTCGCACATGCGTTGCGCGTCAGACGACGTCGATTGCGTACCTCGCGCGGACGGCGGACGGACGCCCTACCCTCCCCACGGGTACAGCACGCCGGCGGTCCAGTAGCCCTTCTCCTGGCGGAACCTGGCATCGCCCAGATTCCGGCTCGTCCCCGTCTGAAACTGGAGCTTCAGGAAATCGTACCCGGCCCTGATCGTGAGCGCCGGTTCCAGCATGAACTGGCTGCGGCGGTCCTCCAGGTAGTCGACCTGGTCGCGGTTGTCGAACACGAGGCCCCCCTCGATATTGAAATAGCGCACCCCGACCGCGCGCACCGAAACGGCGGCGTCCAAATACCGTGACGTGAAGCCGAACGCGGGCTGTACGCCGTAGCGGGCAAACCTCCCCGTGATCCTTCCGGTGCTCCCGGGATGCGCGTCGAGCGTGGACGGGAAATGGTTTCCAAAGTCCCCGTAACCCATGAGCCCATAGGTCTCGAATACGAAATAATCGCGCACGCGGGTGAAATATCCCGCGCCCAGTTCCGCGAATTTTCCGCTGCCCCCGTCCCCGTCCTTGTCGTCCTTTTCCTTGACGTAGGCGCCGTTCAGCATGAGGCCCAGCCCGTTATCGGCCGCGTACGCGGCCTGTATCTCTCCCCGGTGGTCGCCCGCGTACAGCGCCGCCCGGCCCTCGCCTCGCCGGGTCATTAGGGGAACATTATGGGTATTGGGAGCGTAGTATACGGGCGCGCAGCCCCAGAGTGAAAGCGCCAACAGGAAAAGGGGACCGCGTGCCATGATGCGAGGTGTCTGGTTCATATGCGGCTTTCTCCAACCGTTACCAATATACCTATTTCCCGCCCGCGTGGAATCCCCCGCGGTGAATTTTCGGACGGGCGCAGCAGTATTTGCGGCGCTTTCGCATCTCTACGAACGCCACCGGTACCCGGAGAGCGCAACCAGGACGACGTTCGACCCGTAGAACACCCAGACCATCGCGAACGCATAATCCGAGGCTGGCCCTATGCGGATATTGCTGATCTCGCCCACGATCTCGGTGACGTACCAGCCGGTCATGGCGAGCGCCGCGAGAAAGGCGTTGGGGCGCGGATACAGCCGGTAGCGCACCGTTTCCCATGCCACCCAGGTATTGAAGCAGAAAAAGGCGGTATAGATGGGCGCGATCACCTGGTGATTGATGCGAACGATGTCCTCCCACATGAGCGCCATCGCCGCCACCGCGGTCGCGAGTATGACGAGGAGGATCCAGTACTTTTGCAGAAGGGTCTGGGGGCCATGGACCTGTTTCCAGGATTTTCTGAAGTAAGGGAAGCCCCTGCCGTGACGAACCGCGAGGATCGCGTGGGCGATGATCGAGAGCACCCCGGCCGACATGAAAAGGCTCCCCGAGAAGGTGAGCGTTTTCGAGACGCCGATAACGCTCATGGTGATATCGATGGGCACCATGCAGAGAAAGGCGGCCACGAGGAGCTTTCGGTCACGCGGGTCCAGGTGGTTTCTTCCAATTAAGATCGCGAGAACACAGCACATAAACGACATGAAGGCCTTCATAATCGCGGCGTAGTACACGCCCTCGATCCGGAAGATCAGGATCATCCAGTCGACCGCGTACATTGAACCGGCGATGAGCAGAAGCGCGCCAAGGATGGCAAGCACCAGGGTCTTTTTCCCGCCGGAGAGGACCGCACCGGTGACCGGGATCGCATAGGATTTTTCGTCCGCCATATTCACCTCACTTTAAATTTCTTGTCCCAGGTTATCCCCTTTCCCGCCCGAAGTCAATTCCTTTGGCGCCCTTCTCCCGGCCTCGGTCTCTACCACCTGGGCGCGATCGCCGAGAAGCTACGCACCCTCGTGGAATCCGAGCGCATCGATTACGGTGGGGAGGAGGTGCGCGTCACGATAACGTTCGGCGTGACCGGCTACGATCCCGCGCTCAGTGTTGACGCGAACATACGGCGCGCGGACAACGCGCTCTACCGCGGCAAGCGGGGCTCGAAGAACTGCGTGTGCCTCGAGAAATAGGCGATGGGCGCCGATTCGCTCCCGGGCGCGTCCGGATGCCCGGCGTAGTGTCGCGCCCGCGCGCCGGCCGGCATTGAACTTCTTGCGCGCCATCCCGGGCCCGTGCGCGCATCGGACCCCTCCCACGTAAATTCTTGACAAACCGCTCCCGCCTGCCATAGTACGGAGCGACCCGCAAGGAGGACACCTGCCATGAATCGATCCGCCACCGCAGCGCTCGTCTTCGCGCTCTCCATTTTCACCGCACCCGCGCTCACCGCAAAGGAGATGACCATACTCGTGCACCCGTTCGAAAACACCGGCGACCAGGCGTACTCGTGGATATCCGCGGGCATGACCTCGTCCGTGGTCTCGGACCTGGGGAAGATCCAGGACGTCACCGTCATCTCCGAACCGGACAGGAAGAAGGCGGTGGACGAAATCCAGCTGGGACTTACCGGGCTCGTGGACGAGCAGAAGGCCGTGAAGGTGGGCAGGGTGCTGGGCGCCAACCTCATCTTCTCCGGGAACTACCTGGTCGCGGGGACCCAGGTGCGCGTGAACGCCGTGCTCATCGACGTGGAAAAGGGGAGCGTCCAGAAATCGGTGAAGGTGGACGGCACCCTGGGCGGCATCTTCGATCTTCAAGACCGAATCGTCTTCGCGCTCATGGCCGAGACGGAGAAGGTGAAGATCGCGGACGTGAAACCCGTCAGGTTCACCGACGACGAGAAGAAGAAGATCGAAACCGCCGAAAAGCCCAGCTTTTCCGCCTACGAGCTCTACGCGAAGGGATTGCAGGTGCGCGGCTCGAACCCGCGCACCGCGCTCGATTATTTCAAGAAGGCGCTCGAACAGCAGCCGGACTACCTGGCCGCGCTGGGCGAGGCGGGCTATACCGCGGGGAGCGTCCTGAACCTTTTCGCGGAAGGCCTGGGATACCTCGAGAGGGCCGATGCGCTTTTCGTCAAGAGGGCGGGGACGAACACCCGGGAATACGCGAATCTCATGGCGAGGACAGGCCTCGTGTACAAGGAGATGGACAAACTCGACAAGGCCCTCGAGTGCTACGCGAAATCGAGGGATATCAGAGACACCTTGGGGCTGCAGAATACGAGCGGCTACGCGGCCCTTATGACCAATACGGGAAGCGCGTACTGGAAAAAGGGGCAGTACGACAAGGCGCTCGAATTATACGGTATTTCCGAAAAAATAAAGGACTCCCTCGGGGAACAGAAAACCAGCGGGTACGCGGCCCTGCTGACGAATATCGGATTGGTCTACGCGGGCAAAAAACAGCCGGACACGGCGATGGAGTATTATATCCGCGCGCGGGAAATCCGGGACGCCCTGGCGCTTCAAAAAACCGACTCGTACGCGGTCCTGCTCTCGGCAATCGGCAGCGTCTATTTCCACAAGGGCGCCTATGACCAGGCCCGGGAAAACTATGTCCGCGCGCAGGAGATCAGGGACGCCCTGGGACTCGCGGATACCACCGACTACGCGGGACTGCTGTTTAATATCGGCCTGACCGGCGAAAAGCAGGGGAACAAGGAGCTTGCGGGCCAGTATTTCCGCAAAGCCTACGACACGTACGTGAAGACCGGCTACACGGGCGCGAACAGGGACAGGGCGCTCAAAAACGCCGAGAGACTGGGACATTAATACAAGAGGCGCGCGAGAGGATGTCATGATCGAGACCATACGGCTATTCGCCGCTTACAACAGGAAGGCAGACGCGAAGATGATGGGTATCCTCGCGGGGCTGCCAGACGAAGCGCTCCTGAAAGACACGGGGACGTTCTTCAAGTCCATTTCCGGAACGCTCCACCACCTCGCGTGGGCCGAGATCATCTGGCTCAACAGGATTCGCGGGCTCATCACGTACGCGTGCATCGAGAACAGCGGGCTCGCGGACGTCCCGGACGCGGAGCTCAACGCGATGACCGGCGCGAACTGCCGCGCCCTCTTCCCGCTCAAGGAGAAACTGGACGATCTCTATGTCGCGATCGCCGCGGAAACGAAGGCCGAGGACCTCACGCGCCGGTTCCGGTACAAGAACATCATGGGCAAAGAGACCGAGAAGACCTACTGGCACATGCTCATGCACGTGTTCAACCACGGGACCCATCACCGGGGCTCGATCTCCGCGATGCTCGACATGCTGAAGATCGACAATGACTACTCGGGAATACTGTTACACACGAACTGAGGCGCACGATTCCGGAAGGGGGGACATCGATCATGGACATGGAACTGAAAGAAAAATTCTTATCCGGCTGGAAAAAATATTTCGGTGAGGTCGAGCTGCCGATCGTGTGCTGGTTCGGGAACGATAAGGGAACGGCCGCGAAGGCGGCGACCCCGAAGGGCTGGAGCTGCCTCATCGCCGACCTCGCGCGCGTGCGCCGGGGCGAGTCGCTCTCGTTCGGGAAGGAGGCGGTCGCCTGCGGCGGCGCGCGGCGCTACCTGGGCTATGCCGAACAGATACGCCCTAAATTCGAGTACTTCCTCTCCTGCGGCATCCCGAACGAGATGGAGGGAGAGCGCTACAAGAGAACGCCGGAGATCGTGCTCGAGACGCAGAAACACCTCGCGCACCTTCCCGCCGACGACCGTCCCCTCGTCTTCAAGCGCTGGGACAACCTGGTCGATCGCGACGATCCGGAGATCGTGATCTTCTTCGCGAAGCCCGACGTGCTCTCGGGCCTTTTCACGCTCGCGAATTTCGACCGGGTTGAACCCAACGGCGTATTCTGCCCCTTCGCGCCGGGATGCGGCTCGATCGTCCACTTTCCCTGGCTCGAAATGAACGCGGAAAGCCCCCGCGCCGTGATCGGCATGTTCGACGTTTCGGCGCGTCCCTGTGTTCCGGCCGGCACCCTCACGTTCGCGGTTCCCCTGGGCCTGTTCGCGAAGATGGTCGGCTGCATGGACGAGAGCTTTCTCATAACGGGCTCGTGGGACAAGGTGCGCAGAAGGATCGGGAAGGAGTGAATCGGCCCCCCCGTAAAATATTCGAGGTGATTTCCAGTGGGCATTAAAAAGAAAGAGTTCCGCGTCGAGCGCCGTTATGCGGACGGCACCGCGGCGGAGCCGCAGATACACAGGATCGACGGGATCGACGCGGACTGGAACATGGGACGCCGCGACTTCCTTGCCACGACCGCCCTGGGCGTCGCGGCGCTGGGCGTACTGGGCGCGTCCGGGTGCTCTTCCACCGGCACGACCGACACCGGGACCGTGCCCTTTTCCGGGGAATGCGCCGGGGGGCTCAAATCGCACCCGGACGCGATCACGGGATTCATCGTCCATCCCGACGGGGAGATGCTCCTCTCCGCCTCGACCACGCAGGTGGCGGCCTGGGAGCTCCCCTCCGGGAAGCCGCTCGAGTCCGTGGCGGAACTGAGCAGGGTGAACGCCATCGCGCTCTCGTCGGACGGAAAGACCCTCGCCGCGGGCGGCGACGGATATCCGTTTCTGTTCGACCTCCCCTCGATGAAAGCCCGCCTGATCCTGACGCCCAACGCCACGACCCTGACGGACCTGGCGTTCACCCCGGACGGAAAGATACTGGTCGCCGCTCCCCGGACAGGCCCCGTCATCTTCTACCCGATGTCGGGGGACAAGGAGCGCGTCACCGAGGATCCCCTGTCCCGTCCCTCGTTCTCATTCAAGCCCCGCGACAAGACCGTAACCGGGATCAAGATTTCGCCTGACGGTACGGTGCTCGCGGCCTTGCACCGTGATATGACTATCTCCCTCATCGGGATCCCCTCCGGAAAAATCGTGCAGATTATCACCGATACGCCCGACGCGTGTTCGACGATGACGATTTCACCCGACGGGGCCACGCTCGTCGCGGGATTCCAGGACAAGTCGCTGCGCACGTACGCGCTTCCCTCCGGAAAAAGGCTCCTTGAATCCAGGGGACTCGAGGGGCAGGTGAACGCGCTCGCATGGTCACCGGACGGCAGGATACTCGCCGCCGGGGTCTCCTCCCCCGGCAACGGGATCATGCTCTTCCGTCCCGGTGAGGCGAAGCCCTATTCCGTCATGAAGGCCCATACGGATTCGGTGAACTCGCTCGCCTTCACTCCCGACGGCAGGACGCTCGTCTCCGGGTCCCGGGACGGAACCCTGCTCGCCTGGAACCCGGCCACGGGCGCGCTCCTGAAAACGCTCCCCGGTCACGCCGGCGGCGTGTCGAGGCTCGCCGTATCGCCCGACGGCGAGACAGTCGTCTCGGCGGGGGGCGATTCACAAATAAAAAGCTGGTCGCTCAAGTCCGGTGCGCAGATAGCGTGCTTTTTCGGCCCGGCCTCGCTTTCGGAAAAGGAGACCGCGAAGGTTTTCAGGAAGAAAAACGAATCCGGCGAAACCGCCTTCTATTCCGTCTCCTCCGAAACAAAGCTTCCCGGCGGTTCGGTGTGCACGTGCAACACCGTGAAGGGCACGCTCAAGACACCCGCCGCGGAGCGTCCTTACGGCGGGGACACGGGCGGGGGACGGGGCTACTGCACCTGCAACAAGATCTGCACCTGCGTGCCGGTGAAATAGCGCGTGATTGCATCGCATGTGTGACGGTGTCGCATGTTACCTGGCGCGGTCGAAGCGCGCACCTGCGGGGTTCACCGGGAACCGGGGCCGGGCGTATCGGACCCCCTCTTCCGCGTCCATGAGCATGCGCGGAAGGCGTTCAACGGGAGAGCGCCCGCGTAAAGATTTGACATTGCTATGCGATAGCTTCATACTATAAAAAACATCGCGAGGTATCGACGCATGGGCACCATCGAACAGATGCACGGCTGCATGGCCGATTATTTTTCCGCCGAGAAGACCGAAAGCCTTATCTTCGTGCTGGTCGGGATGACGGCGATCACCGCGTCCGCGCTCCTGTATCTCAAGGCGCCCTCGTTCCGCGGCATGATCATCCCGCTGGTGCTCATCGCCCTCATCCAGATCGCGGTGGGCGGCGCCGTCTACCTGCGCACGGACGCCCAGGTCGCGGGCCTTTCCCGCCAGCTCGACGCGGACCCCGCCGCCTGCAAGGCCGCCGAGGTCCCGCGCATGGAGGCAGTGATGCGGGCGTTCACGACCTACAAGCTCATCGAGATCGCGCTCCTTGCCGCAGGCATCGCCCTCACCTTCGTATTCCGGAGGAATGATTTCTGGTATTCCATGGGGATCGGTCTCATCATCCAGCCTTCCTTCATGCTCGTCCTGGACCTCCTGGCCGAGCGGCGGGGCGAGGCGTACCTGGAGTGCCTGAAGCAGCTCCTGGCCTGATACGCCTCCATGCACGATCATGACGCGATAATAATCGGCGCGGGACCCGCGGGACTCTTCTGCGCGCTCAGGTGCGCCGCGGCGGGACTTCGCGTCCTCGTGCTGGAAAAAAATCCCGCCGCGGGGAAGAAGCTCCTCGTCTCCGGCTCCGGAAGGTGCAACATCACGCACGCGGGCCCTATCGATGACTTCCCGGCCCATTACGGGGAGCGCGCCAGGTTCGTCAAGCCCGCGCTCTTCGATTTCACCAACGCGGACCTTGAAAACTTCTTCGCCGGTCGCGGCGTCGCGATGACCGAGACGCCCGGCGGAAAAATATTTCCGGCCTCGCAGGACGCGCACGACGTGCTCGGGGCGCTCCTCGCGGAATGCGCGCGCACGGGCGCGATCCTGTCCCTGGGCGC includes these proteins:
- a CDS encoding response regulator; this translates as MKVLIVEDEVVNALLFEHYLRELGHEVAGVVATGRGAIAAAEKTSPDAVLMDINLMDDVDGIDAAAAILEKRAVRIIFATGYDNAAIRERAAKINPHRYLVKPLTRKDLEEAL
- a CDS encoding methyl-accepting chemotaxis protein — encoded protein: MRPLPPIPLHGGKRLSPTPPAPVPKVLTSSFSPRTLNDRPCMPLLEKSMFTRTGSPTMKKLKLTHTFILLAVISFTSVVLLSIVGFVAFTRMAAAQDELYTDRYLPTIAMFRAEGSFREMRTNYIRIVDGDFLDRYYRDIDVQKRGIAEYLEEFERIHVGIDAEDRALLGELRAKIADYQARYDVLAKEKKETGKVTRESRLRSLGSADAIIKLFGELVARNMGDAKELDDSTDRTSRVSLIIYLVLGISFTALITVMVLVMVRTISHTAQAVVSYCGTVASGDLTAKLPDEILSAGNELGLISQWVGKMTGDIRTVVVRIRDVAGEIATAAEEMAGAANMFSDGAQNQSATTEEVNATIEEVSAGMEHIAANTRDESQKLGGFMVALGQLSHGITDTGNKLREAGETAVQVAARAKSGEEALGQMTENMSRITASSQEMTSIVDMINDISAQINLLSLNAAIEAARAGEAGRGFAVVADEISKLADSTATSIKEIDRYIRSNNEEIGKGQENVNSTSALIRGIIGDVTGMGEALRALSSSMQEQLAVNESVNRDAGEMMKRTGEIRTATDEQRIAVGEIVKSVSSINELTQTNASGAEELSGSSESLAGMAENLKRAIDYFQA
- a CDS encoding bifunctional transcriptional activator/DNA repair protein Ada translates to MNATQIIDERSMEKAFYARDSGYDGLFFTGVRTTGIFCRPTCTARKPRRENIEFFRSAREALNGGYRPCLVCRPMEARGATPDWVRTILDAVYADHGTRMKDADIRARGTDPARLRRWFRANHGMTFQAYLRALRIGRAFGRIKRGGRILDTAYDSGYESLSGFNDAFKKAYDGAPGKPGFEAVITTTRITTPLGPMLAGSGAGGICLLEFVDRRMLETQVARLSRRFRARFMPGVTAHLAQLQKEMDEYFAGARTNFDVPLETAGTPFQELVWNALRGIPYAQTVSYGELARRIGRPRAMRAVARANGDNRIAIIIPCHRVIGMDGTLTGYGGGLWRKRHLIDLERDHGGMGADTLPVVFKAR
- a CDS encoding nuclear transport factor 2 family protein; the encoded protein is MFGKALHGSLAAAVMCAVVCGMPAFACGGAGDLAEKERIIDTVNTLFVSTDNRDWGAVKACFADEVLFDMTSMAGGSPAKLKPGDIADMWDKGLKPLKAVHHQAGNYRVTLKGGGADVFCYGIALHWLPNPTNVNVRAFVGSYDFHLVQSGAAWKIDKFKFNLKFIEGNKDLEKAARP
- a CDS encoding tetratricopeptide repeat protein, whose amino-acid sequence is MNRSATAALVFALSIFTAPALTAKEMTILVHPFENTGDQAYSWISAGMTSSVVSDLGKIQDVTVISEPDRKKAVDEIQLGLTGLVDEQKAVKVGRVLGANLIFSGNYLVAGTQVRVNAVLIDVEKGSVQKSVKVDGTLGGIFDLQDRIVFALMAETEKVKIADVKPVRFTDDEKKKIETAEKPSFSAYELYAKGLQVRGSNPRTALDYFKKALEQQPDYLAALGEAGYTAGSVLNLFAEGLGYLERADALFVKRAGTNTREYANLMARTGLVYKEMDKLDKALECYAKSRDIRDTLGLQNTSGYAALMTNTGSAYWKKGQYDKALELYGISEKIKDSLGEQKTSGYAALLTNIGLVYAGKKQPDTAMEYYIRAREIRDALALQKTDSYAVLLSAIGSVYFHKGAYDQARENYVRAQEIRDALGLADTTDYAGLLFNIGLTGEKQGNKELAGQYFRKAYDTYVKTGYTGANRDRALKNAERLGH
- a CDS encoding DUF664 domain-containing protein; protein product: MIETIRLFAAYNRKADAKMMGILAGLPDEALLKDTGTFFKSISGTLHHLAWAEIIWLNRIRGLITYACIENSGLADVPDAELNAMTGANCRALFPLKEKLDDLYVAIAAETKAEDLTRRFRYKNIMGKETEKTYWHMLMHVFNHGTHHRGSISAMLDMLKIDNDYSGILLHTN
- a CDS encoding WD40 repeat domain-containing protein, which encodes MGIKKKEFRVERRYADGTAAEPQIHRIDGIDADWNMGRRDFLATTALGVAALGVLGASGCSSTGTTDTGTVPFSGECAGGLKSHPDAITGFIVHPDGEMLLSASTTQVAAWELPSGKPLESVAELSRVNAIALSSDGKTLAAGGDGYPFLFDLPSMKARLILTPNATTLTDLAFTPDGKILVAAPRTGPVIFYPMSGDKERVTEDPLSRPSFSFKPRDKTVTGIKISPDGTVLAALHRDMTISLIGIPSGKIVQIITDTPDACSTMTISPDGATLVAGFQDKSLRTYALPSGKRLLESRGLEGQVNALAWSPDGRILAAGVSSPGNGIMLFRPGEAKPYSVMKAHTDSVNSLAFTPDGRTLVSGSRDGTLLAWNPATGALLKTLPGHAGGVSRLAVSPDGETVVSAGGDSQIKSWSLKSGAQIACFFGPASLSEKETAKVFRKKNESGETAFYSVSSETKLPGGSVCTCNTVKGTLKTPAAERPYGGDTGGGRGYCTCNKICTCVPVK